Proteins encoded by one window of Thermobaculum terrenum ATCC BAA-798:
- a CDS encoding leucyl aminopeptidase, which produces MKITYRVGGLLESESRYIAVPMFAGQDMPYMNQIDSNTPSTDLVDVASQKEQVSLINTGQQDKFILLIGMGELSNTLEAIRKFSGAAVRWARKRKIDNLSIFLPSLSNPNNALVAAAVHGAIVGNFSPETYKTSSQEINVESTEFILESSGSDISDMEATINRATAIGESVNLARTLANEPPNVLTTREFARRAQSLCEVNGLTCEILEEEDLRQRGYSAILAVASGSSEPARMVIIKYEASDSPYTIGFVGKGITFDTGGISLKPAENMHRMKSDMSGAAAVLGAMIAISKIKPKVNVVGVLCLAENMPSGSAMRPGDVIKAGSGKTIEVLNTDAEGRLVLADGIVQAKKEGATHLVDVATLTGACVVALGTITTGVFGSHQYWTDIVLNAASQVGEKMWQMPTFAEYREQLDSDIADIANSGGREAGAITGALFIKEFAEDTPWVHLDIAGTAWNNKDLPHIAKGPTGVATATLTKIADIVASRGIDSNG; this is translated from the coding sequence ATGAAAATTACTTACCGTGTCGGCGGGCTACTTGAATCTGAAAGCAGATACATAGCAGTACCGATGTTTGCGGGGCAAGATATGCCCTACATGAATCAAATAGATTCGAATACACCGTCAACAGATTTGGTCGATGTGGCGTCACAGAAGGAGCAAGTATCCCTAATAAACACAGGGCAACAGGATAAGTTCATCCTTCTAATTGGGATGGGCGAACTTAGTAATACCTTGGAGGCCATCAGAAAGTTCTCTGGGGCCGCTGTCAGGTGGGCCAGGAAACGCAAAATCGATAACCTATCCATATTCTTACCATCACTCTCAAATCCAAACAATGCACTGGTAGCGGCAGCAGTACATGGCGCTATAGTAGGCAATTTTTCACCCGAAACATATAAAACTTCATCTCAGGAGATAAACGTAGAAAGTACAGAGTTCATACTAGAATCATCAGGCTCTGATATATCTGATATGGAAGCCACCATCAACAGAGCTACGGCAATCGGAGAGTCGGTTAACCTGGCCAGAACCCTTGCTAACGAGCCTCCCAATGTACTAACAACGCGAGAATTTGCTCGCAGAGCACAGAGTTTATGCGAGGTCAATGGATTGACCTGTGAGATACTTGAGGAAGAGGATCTAAGGCAAAGAGGATATAGTGCCATTCTTGCGGTCGCAAGCGGCAGCTCAGAACCTGCGAGAATGGTAATCATCAAATATGAGGCCAGCGATAGCCCCTATACTATAGGGTTCGTAGGGAAAGGCATAACCTTTGATACTGGTGGTATATCACTCAAGCCGGCTGAGAACATGCACAGAATGAAGTCGGATATGTCTGGCGCTGCAGCGGTACTCGGCGCAATGATAGCGATATCTAAGATTAAACCGAAAGTAAACGTAGTTGGTGTTCTATGCCTGGCTGAAAACATGCCTAGCGGATCAGCTATGAGGCCTGGAGATGTAATAAAAGCTGGCAGTGGCAAAACTATTGAGGTACTAAACACTGATGCTGAAGGCAGATTAGTGCTTGCTGATGGCATCGTACAAGCCAAGAAAGAGGGTGCAACACATCTAGTAGATGTTGCCACACTCACAGGAGCCTGTGTAGTAGCTCTTGGAACTATTACCACGGGAGTATTCGGATCCCATCAGTATTGGACGGATATAGTGCTCAACGCCGCCTCACAAGTAGGTGAGAAGATGTGGCAGATGCCTACTTTTGCAGAGTATAGAGAGCAGCTAGATAGCGACATAGCTGATATAGCTAACAGCGGTGGCAGAGAGGCTGGGGCTATAACTGGTGCTCTATTCATCAAGGAGTTTGCTGAAGACACTCCGTGGGTACACCTGGACATAGCAGGTACAGCTTGGAATAACAAAGATCTTCCGCATATAGCTAAAGGGCCAACAGGAGTGGCTACTGCTACACTAACTAAGATAGCTGATATAGTGGCAAGTCGTGGCATAGATAGTAATGGCTAA
- a CDS encoding polyprenyl synthetase family protein, translated as MTTLTSFGIISSELRQVEQKLLESVPEEIPELASVVRSLILAGGKRLRPALVFLSGSINSPDHEKLLNAAVAVELLHTATLIHDDTIDQADVRRGIATANSIFGPGVVILLGDFLFAKAAHYAAMTSDPEAIDLFAKVLMVIVDGELRQSLGKHNGVPSEEEYYRRIYAKTAALFECCTETGAILSKAPEPHRRALTTYGKKLGLAFQIIDDLLDFTSTEQIGKPAGNDIRQGTITLPVILFLQSAAVGDPRAEHVKAVISGLSKDYDGAIDIIKSSGALEKARDKAAALIEEAKAALLVLPNSDSREAMMEIAQFTLERTL; from the coding sequence GTGACTACACTCACTTCCTTCGGAATCATATCGTCGGAACTCAGACAAGTAGAACAGAAACTACTGGAATCAGTGCCAGAAGAGATACCAGAGCTAGCATCAGTAGTAAGATCACTGATTTTAGCCGGTGGCAAGAGACTAAGACCTGCCCTGGTCTTTCTTTCTGGCAGCATCAACTCGCCGGATCACGAAAAGCTGCTCAACGCTGCCGTGGCCGTTGAATTACTGCATACTGCAACTCTTATACACGATGACACAATAGACCAAGCCGACGTCAGAAGAGGTATAGCTACTGCTAACTCGATATTTGGTCCTGGAGTCGTCATTCTCCTAGGAGATTTTCTGTTTGCAAAAGCTGCTCATTACGCGGCTATGACATCAGATCCCGAGGCGATTGATCTTTTTGCGAAAGTTCTGATGGTTATAGTAGATGGAGAGCTGAGGCAGAGTCTGGGGAAGCACAACGGAGTGCCCTCAGAAGAAGAGTACTATCGACGAATATACGCAAAGACCGCAGCTCTCTTCGAGTGTTGTACCGAAACTGGGGCTATACTCTCCAAAGCACCGGAACCTCATAGAAGGGCATTGACTACTTATGGTAAGAAGTTAGGATTAGCTTTCCAGATCATAGATGACTTGCTAGATTTCACGTCCACTGAGCAGATAGGCAAACCTGCGGGTAACGATATAAGGCAGGGCACTATAACTCTACCGGTAATACTGTTCCTCCAAAGTGCTGCCGTCGGTGATCCTAGAGCCGAACACGTTAAGGCAGTCATATCAGGACTCAGCAAAGATTATGACGGAGCAATAGATATTATCAAGTCCTCAGGTGCTCTGGAAAAGGCAAGAGACAAAGCAGCAGCCCTTATTGAGGAAGCCAAGGCCGCTCTCCTAGTATTACCTAATAGTGATTCTCGTGAAGCCATGATGGAGATAGCTCAGTTTACTTTAGAGAGGACTTTGTAG
- the hemW gene encoding radical SAM family heme chaperone HemW encodes MNRGNELEQTNISSYVGLYVHIPFCKTKCIYCDFNCYAGKNALIPDYVLALGKELVTYSDQGLVARTLYMGGGTPSLLSPSQVLYIVGTARDYLRLVDGAEITMEANPGTVSEQYFRDILAMGVNRISIGIQSFKDDDLRRLARHHTVEEALEAYRAARAAGFENISVDLIYGLPFQTLDDWRHNLSRVVDIEPDHISLYALTVEEGTPLHRLISRGKLPSPDDDLMADMYELAQEVLEKAGYIHYEISNWCRPGKQSKHNMIYWREEPFIGAGAGAYGFLNSVRYYNELLPSKYISLINNGQSPIVWQEELSVPIERSEYVILHLRLAEGVNAEEFQSRYGQSLHSFLSGKIDDVAGLGLVEWKDNYFRLTPKGRLLSNEVFVRILPD; translated from the coding sequence GTGAATAGAGGTAATGAGCTAGAACAAACCAATATATCCTCCTATGTAGGATTATACGTTCATATACCCTTTTGTAAAACCAAGTGCATCTACTGTGATTTCAACTGTTATGCCGGGAAAAATGCCCTTATACCTGATTATGTGCTTGCCCTTGGTAAGGAGCTAGTAACCTATAGTGATCAGGGACTTGTGGCGAGGACGCTCTACATGGGAGGGGGCACACCTAGTCTTCTTTCTCCCAGTCAGGTTCTGTATATCGTCGGTACTGCACGTGATTATCTTAGATTGGTTGATGGCGCTGAGATAACAATGGAAGCTAACCCTGGCACGGTTAGCGAGCAGTACTTTAGGGATATCCTAGCTATGGGTGTGAATAGAATCAGTATTGGTATACAAAGCTTCAAGGATGATGATTTACGTAGGCTAGCTAGACACCATACAGTTGAAGAGGCTTTGGAGGCTTATAGAGCCGCAAGGGCAGCAGGATTTGAGAACATTAGTGTAGATCTAATATATGGCCTGCCTTTTCAAACTCTAGATGACTGGAGACATAACTTATCCCGTGTAGTAGATATAGAGCCTGATCATATATCCCTTTACGCACTGACCGTTGAAGAAGGAACGCCATTACATAGATTGATATCAAGAGGTAAGCTACCATCTCCGGATGATGATTTGATGGCGGACATGTATGAGTTGGCTCAGGAGGTCTTGGAGAAGGCTGGATATATACACTATGAGATAAGTAACTGGTGCAGACCAGGTAAGCAGTCTAAACACAATATGATTTATTGGAGAGAAGAGCCGTTTATAGGGGCTGGGGCAGGAGCATATGGTTTTCTAAACAGCGTGCGCTATTACAACGAATTATTGCCTTCTAAGTATATTTCACTTATAAATAATGGGCAGAGCCCGATAGTTTGGCAAGAAGAGTTGAGCGTGCCCATCGAGAGATCTGAATACGTTATCCTGCATCTACGGCTTGCGGAGGGTGTGAACGCTGAAGAGTTTCAGTCCCGATACGGTCAGAGCTTACACTCTTTTCTGAGCGGTAAAATCGACGATGTTGCTGGTTTGGGGCTTGTAGAGTGGAAGGATAACTACTTCAGGCTTACTCCTAAGGGCAGGCTACTTTCTAACGAGGTGTTTGTTAGGATACTGCCTGATTAG
- a CDS encoding YggT family protein encodes MPEFLVTFVGLLLRVLEIAIIGRALISWFDPLFRNPISRFLYDVTEPILRPIRNFMPGGVMIDFSPLVALIILWIIERLFYSAVAG; translated from the coding sequence TTGCCAGAGTTTTTGGTAACCTTCGTAGGTCTGCTGTTGAGGGTATTAGAGATAGCCATTATAGGTAGAGCACTAATATCGTGGTTTGACCCTTTATTCAGGAATCCAATATCGCGTTTTCTCTATGATGTCACTGAACCTATTCTTAGACCAATACGTAACTTTATGCCTGGGGGAGTGATGATTGATTTTTCCCCTTTGGTTGCTTTGATAATTCTTTGGATAATAGAGAGGCTATTTTACTCAGCTGTGGCCGGCTAG
- a CDS encoding GIY-YIG nuclease family protein: MDSQDKIRSRAVALLKNGPMSEDSLARELFGAINSGPAWIRILEQCLDGDPRLEKDPIGVWRIKEDAISRQPVLLTGRTTRANRGRLLLLAIYALEEPTIRYWRFSVNSKVPLYQEGLYDWFADIEPVPFEHVAKDISHYLVGRNVYVLDIKVWNSLAHEFSRIGLSPDLAEPVVVSSKGWDRDKSNYLLKGLSPGPFSNSNPLAKEIQMILSAIKDSYTHHAAQDVSYRLRHMQEKVRAVPEWPGVYIFYDSYGTPMYVGSSSNLRSRLRTYLAGQVDITRNMKGFLENVSDFEYVLLATHLEAQIEEMALISRLNPKYNIQKMRTRKLWWLRIEKKDNIKLAVVSDNRKEGAFHLGPLPNRKLLYDLKIVVQSALTLCPSMLPEEPEGLAQVVQDPEKLQPIISRLIYITGVDSKRSLERSSMTRVLQKIENGQFSLMPGRFQGPAIIISYCRLSRELLFTGVVNIPTVSARARWDDIEDVRKKIKELLILLDSCQELTNVPTYALSITTEWLYEHRFDTRICFLPITVEEVISRVQQLVEEQCDSLQSPL; encoded by the coding sequence ATGGATTCTCAGGATAAAATCAGATCTCGTGCTGTAGCGCTGCTTAAAAATGGCCCGATGAGTGAAGATTCTTTGGCTCGGGAACTTTTTGGCGCTATAAATAGTGGTCCAGCTTGGATTCGGATCTTGGAGCAGTGTCTAGATGGGGACCCCCGCTTAGAAAAGGACCCAATAGGGGTTTGGAGAATTAAGGAAGATGCTATATCCAGGCAACCAGTTTTACTTACTGGTCGTACAACTAGAGCCAATAGAGGTCGATTGCTTTTGCTAGCAATATATGCGCTTGAAGAACCTACGATAAGGTATTGGAGATTTTCTGTTAACTCCAAGGTGCCGTTGTATCAGGAAGGTTTGTACGATTGGTTTGCGGATATAGAACCCGTGCCTTTTGAGCATGTAGCAAAGGATATCAGCCACTACTTAGTGGGTAGAAATGTATACGTACTTGATATCAAGGTCTGGAATTCTCTAGCCCATGAGTTCTCTAGGATAGGATTGTCTCCAGATCTGGCTGAGCCTGTGGTTGTAAGTTCTAAGGGCTGGGATAGGGACAAATCAAACTATCTTCTCAAGGGGTTATCGCCGGGCCCATTTTCAAACTCTAACCCCCTTGCAAAAGAGATACAGATGATTTTGAGTGCTATCAAGGATAGCTACACACATCACGCTGCTCAGGACGTAAGTTATAGGCTACGTCATATGCAGGAAAAGGTGAGAGCTGTACCGGAATGGCCAGGAGTGTATATCTTTTACGATTCGTATGGTACCCCGATGTATGTAGGTAGCTCCTCCAATCTCCGCAGCAGGCTTAGGACTTATCTCGCGGGACAGGTGGACATAACTCGTAATATGAAGGGCTTTCTTGAGAATGTGAGCGATTTTGAATATGTGCTGTTAGCTACACACCTTGAGGCGCAAATTGAGGAAATGGCTCTAATATCGCGTCTAAATCCCAAATACAACATCCAAAAGATGCGAACTCGCAAGCTTTGGTGGTTGAGGATAGAGAAAAAAGATAACATCAAGCTAGCTGTTGTCAGTGATAACAGGAAAGAGGGTGCTTTTCACTTAGGCCCTTTACCTAACAGGAAGCTGCTCTACGACCTAAAGATCGTGGTTCAATCAGCACTAACTCTCTGTCCATCTATGCTTCCCGAGGAACCCGAAGGGCTTGCGCAAGTAGTTCAGGATCCTGAGAAACTGCAGCCAATAATAAGCCGACTTATTTATATAACAGGAGTAGACAGTAAGCGTAGCTTAGAACGGTCAAGTATGACAAGGGTTTTGCAGAAGATTGAGAATGGTCAGTTCAGCTTGATGCCTGGTAGGTTCCAAGGTCCTGCTATCATAATAAGCTATTGTCGCCTGAGTCGAGAGCTGTTATTTACGGGAGTTGTAAACATCCCTACGGTCTCCGCCAGGGCTAGATGGGATGATATCGAGGATGTTCGAAAGAAGATAAAGGAACTATTAATCTTATTGGACTCATGTCAAGAATTGACGAACGTACCTACGTATGCGCTTTCGATTACAACTGAGTGGCTCTATGAACATAGATTTGATACTAGGATATGCTTCCTACCAATTACTGTAGAAGAGGTGATCAGTAGAGTCCAGCAGTTGGTAGAGGAGCAATGCGATTCCCTACAAAGTCCTCTCTAA
- the holB gene encoding DNA polymerase III subunit delta', which translates to MISTSSSEFVGNKQALRLLSAAKAKNRASGSWLFTGPPSVGKSTLARWFAALLLCSDETSDYPCGQCIHCRKIYHGSHPDVETISLALQAEQSGKPSREIGIDSIRNIIERIYLRPFEANRKVYLIEDASTMTEEAANAFLKTLEEPPDFVTIVLIAIDDYSLPETIRSRCYRVNLQPVPHSEITRYLVNSLGFEQEEANMIATLSNGRPGWAIRATHDRALVAQVNDDWKYLNKILQSNDIERLKSAEEISKDWSNKPNNRDDLYSLLFNWIGIIRLATIKSFQENGSKAYLSENVDLIRFLSSLGPQHGYELIQQILKAIYMLDSNANVRLVLENLFLKLPRV; encoded by the coding sequence ATGATCAGCACTAGCTCGTCAGAGTTCGTAGGCAATAAGCAAGCATTACGACTGCTGTCTGCAGCCAAGGCGAAAAACAGAGCTAGTGGCTCGTGGCTATTTACCGGTCCTCCATCCGTAGGCAAGAGCACTTTGGCAAGATGGTTCGCCGCATTACTACTATGCTCCGATGAAACATCTGATTACCCATGTGGTCAATGCATCCACTGCAGGAAGATCTATCATGGCTCACATCCTGATGTCGAGACGATTAGTCTGGCATTACAGGCTGAACAATCGGGTAAACCCTCCAGGGAGATTGGTATAGATTCCATCAGGAATATCATCGAGCGCATATATCTTAGACCTTTCGAGGCTAACAGAAAGGTCTATCTGATCGAAGACGCATCTACAATGACAGAGGAAGCAGCCAATGCCTTCCTGAAGACTTTGGAAGAACCCCCAGACTTCGTGACGATAGTACTCATAGCTATAGATGACTATTCGCTCCCTGAGACGATCAGATCACGTTGCTACAGGGTAAACCTGCAACCTGTGCCACACAGTGAAATTACCCGCTACTTAGTCAATAGCCTAGGCTTCGAGCAAGAAGAGGCAAACATGATAGCGACTCTGTCCAATGGCAGGCCAGGATGGGCAATTAGGGCAACCCACGACAGAGCGCTAGTAGCACAGGTAAATGATGATTGGAAATATCTGAACAAAATCCTCCAATCAAATGACATTGAAAGGCTGAAGTCCGCTGAAGAAATATCCAAAGATTGGTCCAATAAGCCTAACAATAGAGATGATTTGTACTCCCTCTTGTTTAACTGGATAGGAATTATAAGGCTAGCAACTATCAAGTCGTTTCAAGAAAACGGCAGTAAAGCATATCTATCTGAAAACGTAGATCTTATTCGGTTCCTATCCTCCTTAGGGCCACAACATGGCTACGAGTTGATACAGCAAATTCTAAAGGCTATATATATGCTCGACTCAAATGCTAACGTGAGGTTAGTGCTAGAAAACCTTTTTCTGAAGTTACCTAGAGTATGA
- the pyrE gene encoding orotate phosphoribosyltransferase produces the protein MRETTDTRELLVRNGALLEGHFLLSSGLHAQYYVEKFRIIEKPDLASSLCSQIVQHFADRNPDVVAGPTTGGAILAFEVARQMGLRSIIAEPAPTGGREFRRGFEIKPGERVLIVDDVMTTGGSVKDTIEAVNQLGGNVVGVGLLVDRSGGKVDLGVDYWSTITLDIPTYDPEVCPLCSAGVPITKRGTSAKVNP, from the coding sequence ATGAGGGAAACGACTGACACCAGAGAATTATTAGTTCGAAATGGCGCACTTCTTGAGGGGCATTTCTTACTTTCGAGTGGACTACACGCGCAGTACTATGTTGAGAAGTTTCGGATCATTGAGAAACCTGATTTAGCTTCATCATTATGTAGCCAGATCGTACAGCATTTTGCCGATAGAAACCCAGATGTTGTTGCAGGACCTACCACTGGTGGGGCAATACTAGCCTTCGAGGTGGCGAGACAGATGGGGCTACGAAGTATAATCGCTGAACCTGCTCCTACAGGTGGTAGGGAGTTCAGGCGTGGGTTCGAGATCAAGCCTGGTGAGCGAGTGCTAATAGTAGACGATGTCATGACTACTGGCGGATCTGTGAAAGACACCATTGAAGCTGTCAATCAGCTGGGAGGTAATGTGGTAGGCGTTGGTCTGCTTGTGGACAGGTCGGGGGGGAAAGTTGATTTGGGGGTTGACTATTGGTCTACCATAACTCTTGACATACCGACTTACGACCCAGAAGTGTGTCCTCTTTGTTCTGCTGGAGTGCCAATTACTAAAAGGGGAACTTCTGCTAAGGTCAACCCGTAG
- the cax gene encoding calcium/proton exchanger yields the protein MKYIYALLVFLPIAVLLHFFIPDLYLLIFITSAIALVPLAAVLGQATEELAVYTGPQVGGLLNATLGNAAELIISIVALRAGLVDLVKASVTGSIIGNILIVMGASLLAGGIKNGIQRFDRSSMGAVASMMLLAVISISVPTIFSATIQRESGHEDVQLLSDGVAIAMIVVYVLYLLYSFFTSSNSHKSTSDSAESEHTASWSLPVSLGLLVASTIGIVVMSEILVGVVEEVVRALGWTEVFLGVMIIPLVGNVAEHLVGVQVAVKNRMDLSLSISLGSSLQVALFVAPVLVLISLFFSKHMDLVFTRFEIVALIAAVLIGNLVVLDGESNWLEGAQLITAYVILGIAFYFLPV from the coding sequence GTGAAATATATATATGCACTGCTTGTTTTTTTACCCATAGCAGTACTTCTACACTTCTTTATCCCAGACTTATATCTGCTTATATTTATCACTTCCGCTATTGCCCTGGTTCCTCTTGCGGCTGTGTTAGGCCAGGCTACTGAGGAATTGGCTGTTTATACTGGCCCACAGGTAGGAGGTTTATTGAATGCTACTCTCGGAAACGCAGCTGAGTTGATCATAAGCATAGTTGCTCTTCGTGCAGGTTTGGTAGACCTGGTAAAGGCTTCTGTAACTGGGTCTATCATAGGCAACATCCTAATAGTTATGGGAGCAAGCTTATTAGCAGGTGGTATAAAGAATGGCATCCAAAGATTCGATAGGAGTAGCATGGGTGCTGTTGCATCCATGATGCTGCTTGCTGTTATATCGATATCTGTTCCAACTATATTTTCAGCCACGATACAGCGTGAGTCGGGTCATGAAGACGTACAGCTTCTAAGCGATGGTGTAGCTATCGCCATGATAGTGGTATATGTACTATATCTACTGTATTCTTTCTTTACCTCTTCTAATTCCCATAAAAGTACTTCTGATAGTGCTGAGAGTGAGCATACGGCTAGCTGGAGCCTGCCTGTTTCACTGGGACTACTTGTTGCTTCCACCATAGGCATCGTGGTAATGAGCGAGATACTAGTGGGGGTTGTAGAAGAGGTTGTACGTGCATTAGGGTGGACAGAGGTCTTCCTGGGAGTAATGATCATACCCCTTGTCGGTAATGTGGCTGAGCATCTGGTAGGGGTACAGGTAGCTGTAAAGAATAGGATGGATCTGAGTCTTTCTATATCCTTAGGTAGTAGCTTGCAAGTGGCACTGTTTGTAGCCCCAGTGCTGGTCCTAATAAGCCTGTTTTTCTCTAAGCATATGGACCTGGTATTCACAAGATTCGAGATAGTTGCACTTATAGCCGCTGTTCTAATAGGTAATCTAGTGGTGTTGGATGGTGAAAGTAACTGGCTTGAGGGCGCACAGCTTATTACAGCATATGTCATATTGGGAATAGCATTCTATTTCTTACCTGTTTAG